Proteins from one Hemibagrus wyckioides isolate EC202008001 linkage group LG16, SWU_Hwy_1.0, whole genome shotgun sequence genomic window:
- the ets2 gene encoding protein C-ets-2 translates to MCDLTMDQVTPLSSGYRRLKRQVALELFEDPMSLFSGFYPLVEEEPAAQEVPSGLECAPQDLGPCSVPLLTPCSKAVMSQALKDSFNGFSKVQRIWGISNNPWKWSKQHVQQWLHWAAGEFSLTNVNFFKFDMSGQELCDLGKDSFLELAPDFVGDILWEHLEQMMRGFSVEDTQYALQASDNTSSLLRELFETPDSPTPLIPEPDFSMFPKPQLSTVNVSYINQEFPNAKAQPRLNTHFSSHEQTSVESVDSLEGTERVLHSWGSQSSLADTQRVPSYDSFDDEYSAVPLSLGKQGLSFKDYVQERNEPLEQGKPVIPAAVLAGFTGSGPIQLWQFLLELLTDTTCQGIISWTGDGWEFKLTDPDEVARRWGRRKNKPKMNYEKLSRGLRYYYDKNIIHKTAGKRYVYRFVCDLQNLLGYTAEELHGMLGVQPDTED, encoded by the exons ATGTGTGACCTCACCATGGACCAAGTGACACCTCTGTCATCGGGTTATCGCCGCCTGAAG aggcAGGTAGCTCTGGAGCTGTTTGAAGACCCCATGTCTCTGTTCTCTGGGTTTTACCCATTAGTGGAGGAGGAGCCGGCAGCTCAGGAAGTCCCATCTGGTTTGGAGTGCGCTCCACAAG ATCTGGGACCATGCTCCGTGCCATTGTTGACTCCCTGCAGCAAAGCAGTGATGAGCCAGGCTCTTAAAGACAGTTTTAATGGTTTCAGCAAAGTCCAACGCATCTGGGGTATCTCAAACA ACCCATGGAAATGGAGCAAGCAGCATGTCCAACAGTGGCTGCACTGGGCTGCTGGCGAGTTCAGCCTCACCAATGTGAACTTCTTCAAGTTTGATATGAGCGGCCAGGAGCTGTGCGACCTGGGGAAAGACAGTTTCTTGGAATTAGCTCCAGATTTCGTGGGCGATATTCTTTGGGAGCACCTAGAACAGATGATGAGAG gttTCAGTGTGGAGGACACACAGTATGCACTGCAGGCCTCAGACAATACTAGTAGTCTCCTAAGGGAGCTATTTGAGACCCCGGATAGTCCCACCCCTCTGATCCCCGAGCCGGACTTCTCCATGTTCCCAAAACCTCAACTGAGCACGGTGAACGTCAGCTACATCAACCAGGAATTCCCAAATGCCAAAGCACAGCCACGCCTTAACACACACT TCTCATCCCATGAGCAGACCTCTGTTGAGAGTGTGGACAGTTTGGAGGGAACCGAGCGTGTCCTGCACTCGTGGGGCAGTCAGTCATCCCTGGCTGACACCCAGCGTGTGCCATCTTATGACAGCTTTGATGACGAGTACAGCGCAGTGCCACTGAGCCTGGGCAAGCAAGGCCTGTCCTTCAAAGACTATGTACAAGAGAGAAATGAGCCGCTGGAGCAGGGCAAACCGGTCATCCCTGCCGCTGTGCTTGCTGGATTTACTG GAAGTGGCCCTATCCAGCTGTGGCAGTTCCTGCTGGAACTCCTGACAGATACAACCTGTCAGGGCATTATCAGCTGGACTGGAGATGGCTGGGAATTCAAACTCACTGACCCTGATGAG GTGGCTCGCCGCTGGGGCCGCCGCAAGAACAAGCCCAAGATGAACTATGAGAAGCTAAGCCGTGGCCTGCGCTACTACTACGACAAGAACATCATCCACAAGACAGCTGGAAAACGCTACGTCTACCGCTTTGTTTGTGACCTCCAGAACCTCCTGGGCTACACCGCAGAGGAGTTGCACGGCATGCTGGGAGTGCAGCCTGACACTGAGGACTGA